One Algoriphagus sp. Y33 genomic window, TTTACGCTGATTCCGCTGCTCACCTCACGGTTTTCGAAGCTGGAGCATTTGGATAAGAATTCCTTTTTCGGGAAAATAGTTTATGGATTTGAAGCCGGATTAGATGCTTTTGTGGACTGGTTAATAGGGATTTTGAGATGGGGATTTGCACATAAATTTGCTTTGCTTGCGATCACATTCCTGCTCTTTATTTCTTCGTTCTTCTTGGTAATCCAAGGCTTTATTGGTTCCGAATTCGTTTCAGAAGGTGATAGAGGGGAATTCCTTCTTAGACTGGAATTGCCTAAGGATGCAACATTGGAGCAGACCAACTTCAAAACCAGGGAAGTGGAAGATTATCTGAGAACTTTGCCCGAAGTGACTGAAGTATTCACCACGGTAGGGGTGGCTAGTGGTCAGTTTACAGGTTCGCAGTCTTCCCCATTCACTTCTGAGGTCTTCGTGAAACTGGTAGAACCTGAGTACAGATCTATGACAGGCCCCGACTATGCCAGAAGTCTTGAAAATTACCTAGAAGAGCATATTACCGGATCCGAATATACGGGGGTGCCGATTTCTATTATGGGTACTGCGAATGATGCTCCTATTCAGGTGATTGTTTCCGGACCTGACAAGGATTCCATCCGCGTGGTGTCTGAGAAGATAGAAGCTATTCTCGCCGGGTTGAAAGGTACCCGGAAAATAGAAAGCTCATTGGAGGATGGAAACCCGGAAATCCGGGTGGAAGTGGACCGCTATAAAATGAATGAGCTAGGCCTATCCATGGATATGGTTGGCGGAACACTTCAGGTGGCGTTTAACGGTAATGACGATTCCAAATACACTGATGAGGATTACGAATATGATATTATGGTCAAGCTGAATGAGTTTGACAGAAAATCTATCTCTGATGTTCAGAATCTTACATTTCTAAACAGAGATGGTAGATTGGTCAAGCTGGAACAGTTTGCAACTGTAAACCAGTCGGAAGGGCCTACAAAATTGGAAAGAAGGGATCGGGTTTCCTCTGTGAAGATTACCTCACAGGTCGCAGGTGTCCCTTCGGGTACTGTTGGGGCTGAGTTGACTGCGGCGATTGACCAGATGGTTCTTCCGCAACAGGTACAGATCAACTATGACGGTGATATGAAAAACCAGAGCGAGGGTTTCGGCTCTTTGGGAGTAGCACTCATGGCATCCATTATTTTGATCTACCTGATCATGGTGGCACTGTATGATTCGTATGTCTATCCGCTGGTAGTGATGTTCTCACTTCCCATGGCTTTGATAGGTGCTTTGCTTGCCCTAGCCCTGACCAAGGGTACACTTAGTATTTTCTCCATCATGGGGCTGATTATGCTTATGGGTCTGGTTGCCAAAAATGCGATCCTGCTGGTCGATTTTACCAATCAGTTGAAAGAAGCCGGGGTAGAGGTGAAGGCGGCTTTGGAGAAAGCTGTGAAGATTCGGTTCCGTCCGATCCTCATGACTACCATTGCGATGGTGATAGGTATGATGCCTATTGCCTTGGCGACCGGTGCGGGTGCTGAATGGAAAAATAGCCTGGCATGGGTGATCATCGGTGGTTTGCTTTCCTCGATGTTCCTGACTCTGGTTGTGGTGCCCGTGATATACTACCTGTTTGATAGATTCATGGTGAAAATAGGGCGATCTGAGAAGAAGCATATTGATCTCGAAGAGACTGACGTGGCGGAGTTTGAATCTGAAGCCGCTGCTTACGTGTAAGGCAGTAATAAAACCAACTAATCGTCCCCAATGAAAAACTATACCGACCTCCGGAAAATATTCAAGGTCTTCCATCAATATGGAATAGATCTGACAGGAAAAAGAAAATACGCTTCTTTCGAAAGCGATTTACGTATGGACAAGGTCTTTGTGTCAGGCTTGATTTTTGAGCTGGAGTATGAACTAAGAAAAGAGATAGCTGATGACAAAGTTGAAGGTATACAGGCACCCGCCCAGATTATTGAATTGTTGATGAGTTAATTATAAGTGGGGGCGAAAAATCTTTCGCCCGGTACTTTCAAAAAAGAGTCCCGCATGTGTGGGACTCTTTTTTTCGTCAGGAGTTTTGAACCGCAGCGAGCGCAGAGTTTTTCGCGGAGGGCGCTGTAGAGCCAAGAATCAAGCTTCAAGAATCAAGAAGCCAGAGCCAAGAGAAAATTAAGGAATGCCCGGTAATCAGTCTCAGTTATCAGGGCTGAACCTTGTGACTTGAGGTTAAGTCATTCTTAATCTTTCAATATTCCAATTTTACAATCTAAATCACCGGTCTTCCAACACCGGACACGGGACAGCACACAACAGGAAAGAAAGGCAAATCGCTTCTTATAGGTTGATCTTCAATGAAACCGTTCCGCTTTTACTGTACTTTGGTTGTGGTGCTTGTGCTATGCAGAAATGCATATCCACAGGATTTGTCATTTTTGGATCAATACAATCATGTTTGGGATTCTCCCAGTGCGAATGCCGGGTAGTCCATGCCTTTTGCCAGTAGGACCGAGGGTGAGGAAACAGTCTGGGGGACTGTTTTAGTGAGAGCCTGCCCCGTAGCGCAGCGTATCGGGAGGCCAGCATGCAGCGTGGAATCTAGTGTGCAGGAAGCCTGCAGGGTGGGATAATTCCCTAAATAATGCCGTAGGCATGACAGATTGCCTAGCCAGCCATTTCAATGGCTGGTAAAATGATAATTGAATGTTTTGCAAATGCCATAGGCATGGCCGATATCAAAAATATATCGTTTGATAAAATCGTCGTTATTCCCAGATCTCTCGATAGACAAACTCCAAATGAAGGATCATCTATTTTTCGAAACCTTTTGTCAGGATTCAATAAGTAAAACCTCCATCCCGTTGTTGAGATGAAGCCTGTGTGTTTAAAATGGAATGTGTTCCATTGGGATTAACCATCACTTTGCTGTCACCATGACCATGAACCACAGAATGAGTACCATCGGGATTCACAATCACCGACTGAGCATACAGTTCAGAACTCAACATCGCGAAAAAAAGTAGTACTAAAATCTTCATAATAGTTTTTTCTGGACTGGCGAGAAGAGGTTTAGAAAATGGAGGTGAGGTTTTTAACACTATTAGAAATGGGGTGGGATAATAGGGTGGAATTACAAATTCCACCCAGTCCCAAAAATCAATGATTTGACTACGCCCAGAAGGGGATTCTACATAAGCAAGATTGATGGTTTGACTACTATAAACGTAGGATGGTAGGTGCTATATTATTAAACCGTTGACGGTACAAATCTTCAGGGATCAAGTTGTTGCACTAAACCTGCGGTAGTTTCAAATTCGACCCAAAATTTCTAAATTGAGGCGTGGAATTTGAAAATTTTAATATTTGTAACCATTTGAAAATCAATTGTTTATTTTTTTTTGTTTTGTGCATATTTTCGAAAGTTAAATCACTGATTTACAATTTTTTACAAGCTATTTCTATAGTGACGAAAAACCCATATATAAGGTGTCTCGATTCTGGTTCCCCATAAGAACCTCTCCGGTTCCATGCAACAGCGGTTTCATTGTTCGTGCTACGCACGCAACGAAAACCTAGTTGTTGGCAACAGTTATTTTAAATAGTTTTTAATAAATTGTATTAATCGATAAATAAAAAGACCTAAAACTAAATTAAAAATTCCTACTATTCCTAAAATAATTAGTGGCTTAAGCGCATAAGGAAAATTAATTGATAATAAGATAGCGGTCATAATAAAAAAGATTGCACCGTAAGCAATCATTCCTATTCCTAATTTTTTTTCTTCATCGTATTTATCATTTTCTATGATTAATTTGAGTCCTTTATGTTTGATGTCAATTCCTATTATTGGTTGTTTACCATTATTGTTTTCAGCTAGAATATTAAATCTAATTTCTGAATTACGATTAAAAACAGGAAGATAAAATTTAGAATTGGTTTGAAAATAATTTATATCATTTTGTAACTGAAGTGGGGTTGTATAATTAGGATCTTGATTCCTTTGTTCCATATCTATTTTATTGCGTTCAACTACTTCTACAAGTCTGTCATAGTGGTTTGCATCTAGAAAAATTCTTTTTCCTGAGTCAACATAATATCCATTCTGTCCTTTTATGAAAGAATCTTTATCTACCCAGATATCTACAAAAATGTCTTGAAAATCTATATTGCTATCATTGTTTAGAATTGCAGTAATGAAATTTAGATGGTTGGTTTTTAGCCCATTGTAGTAAACTTCAATATTTCCCCAGTATTCGTTTTGATTGGAAGTTGCGAGAGGCTGAAAGAGAAAATTGTATTTTATGAACGTAAGTCGATTTTTAAATTTCTCAAAATAAATACCTAGCGCTAAGCTCACTAGTCCTGTAAATATTAGAGAAATAGTTGTAGGAGCTATGTCTTTAAGAAATAATGTGATATTTTCCATTAAAATTTTTGCTTACTTGTTTATTGCTATAAATTTTTGGACCCAATTCGTCATTAATATGCACTTGTTTGAATGTTTCTCTCTCAAAAAAAACACCATTCCTCCCCTCTAAAAAGCTCCTGAAAATACTTCTATAATTTTAGGTTTGCAAGGGAATTAGGGGAAATCTGAAAGCTAAAGCCAGAAAGCTGAAGGGGAGAAGAAGTGGCTTGGGAGTGTTGAATCCTATCTCAGCGGATTGTCTTTGCACTACACAATCCCCAGATACACAGAATCTGACAAGTCCCTTTTTTTCGTCCAGGCATTTTCTTGGCTGAAGGCAATCCAGGCATGCCATTTTGAGGCTTTACCATAAGGTTGGATGGTATGACTTTCCTTATTTCGGGTATTTCCTAGAAACTCCCATTCCGAACCAGTGCCATTTTCTTCAGCGGAAAGTAGGAAAACAAATACATTGTCTGTGGGCTTGGCCGCTGCCTGCCAGGAATTGTCTGTCCAAGTGAACTTTATCCCTTCAGGAACCCGCTCTACTTTAGGATCTTGAGGGCCCAGCAGACTTCCTCTACTCACTTTCACCAAACTGATATCCAGTACTTTTGATGCTGAGGTTCCTACAAATTTGAAGGAGTTTTTCATTGTATAAGATACCGCCGCATGGTAAGGTCTGCTTGCCCCATTTTCATGATTCTGATAGCCAAAGCGTAAGATATGCGTGATGTTCTTCAGGAATTTTTGCGTCTGGGTGCTCACCGATTGGGAGTTGCGCTTTCTTTCAGAAGTTCTTGCTTTGGTACTTTTACTTTGTTTGCCGGGCTTTCTGCGGGCATACGTTACTCCGCCCACTTTGTAAAAAATCAGATCTCCCACAT contains:
- a CDS encoding DUF6266 family protein, which produces MARITNSILAGLSGNVGDLIFYKVGGVTYARRKPGKQSKSTKARTSERKRNSQSVSTQTQKFLKNITHILRFGYQNHENGASRPYHAAVSYTMKNSFKFVGTSASKVLDISLVKVSRGSLLGPQDPKVERVPEGIKFTWTDNSWQAAAKPTDNVFVFLLSAEENGTGSEWEFLGNTRNKESHTIQPYGKASKWHAWIAFSQENAWTKKRDLSDSVYLGIV
- a CDS encoding acyl carrier protein gives rise to the protein MKNYTDLRKIFKVFHQYGIDLTGKRKYASFESDLRMDKVFVSGLIFELEYELRKEIADDKVEGIQAPAQIIELLMS
- a CDS encoding efflux RND transporter permease subunit, which translates into the protein MQITKISIQRSTMVVVLFTVLTLLGIFSYTQLSYELLPKMETNVVTISTIYPGAAPSEVETSVTKKIEDAVASLEGIKSMSSISQESISIITIELDAGEDVDYSMQDAQRKINAILGDLPEDADPPSLGKFDLGDLPIMQLAVYSNLNPSDFYDLIKNKVQPSLAQIKGVAQVNMLGGTEREIKVNLDRNKLDGYGISPVSVAQIINSSNLDFPTGRLKNNEGQVLIRLAGKFQNIRDIENLVIAYREDESPIQLKEVAEVADSYKDEDIITRLNGKSAIGLTVQKQSDANAVEVSEMLEHELHKIEQTYTAEGVSFQISQNTSEFTLEAANDVIKDLIIAIVLVALIMLLFLHSIRNAVIVMVAVPASIVATFTVMFLAGFTLNLMSLLALSLVVGILVDDAIVVIENIYRHLEMGKSISQASYDGVREIGSTVVSITLVIIVVFVPLAMTGGLIAGILTQFSITVATATLISLLVAFTLIPLLTSRFSKLEHLDKNSFFGKIVYGFEAGLDAFVDWLIGILRWGFAHKFALLAITFLLFISSFFLVIQGFIGSEFVSEGDRGEFLLRLELPKDATLEQTNFKTREVEDYLRTLPEVTEVFTTVGVASGQFTGSQSSPFTSEVFVKLVEPEYRSMTGPDYARSLENYLEEHITGSEYTGVPISIMGTANDAPIQVIVSGPDKDSIRVVSEKIEAILAGLKGTRKIESSLEDGNPEIRVEVDRYKMNELGLSMDMVGGTLQVAFNGNDDSKYTDEDYEYDIMVKLNEFDRKSISDVQNLTFLNRDGRLVKLEQFATVNQSEGPTKLERRDRVSSVKITSQVAGVPSGTVGAELTAAIDQMVLPQQVQINYDGDMKNQSEGFGSLGVALMASIILIYLIMVALYDSYVYPLVVMFSLPMALIGALLALALTKGTLSIFSIMGLIMLMGLVAKNAILLVDFTNQLKEAGVEVKAALEKAVKIRFRPILMTTIAMVIGMMPIALATGAGAEWKNSLAWVIIGGLLSSMFLTLVVVPVIYYLFDRFMVKIGRSEKKHIDLEETDVAEFESEAAAYV